From Staphylococcus sp. M0911, a single genomic window includes:
- a CDS encoding ArgE/DapE family deacylase, with amino-acid sequence MSVLTNEQKVEILSEIVAIPSVNDNELAVAQYLAQWLNQYDIDTHIDYISGQRANLIATIGSGKPVVAVSGHMDVVNEGNHDDWTSPPFELTERNGHLYGRGAADMKSGLAALVIAMIEIKASGQLKNGTIKLLATAGEEMEQAGSEQLYRKGYMDDVDALVIAEPSYPSIVYAHKGSMDIKITSKGRSSHSSTPFMGENAITPLIELIQNINQAYEDITQSIKGTALDYGNMVNQMADQLPSFVSKDEVQTRIQGLVMTNSMINGGSQVNSVPDHATATFNVRTIPEYDNTKVKALFEKYINEANQRGAHLTHDIYLDLDPVVTTGDNHLFKLGHQLAQTYFDSSALIDTPTVAVTDASNLLKGKSEAFPFLMIGPGQGPHQIDECVNKVHYLKFIDYYIELLLTYLNEN; translated from the coding sequence ATGAGTGTATTAACTAATGAACAAAAGGTCGAAATTTTATCAGAAATTGTGGCTATCCCTTCAGTCAATGATAATGAATTAGCTGTAGCACAATATTTAGCCCAATGGCTTAATCAATATGATATTGACACACACATTGATTATATTTCAGGTCAACGTGCAAATCTCATCGCAACCATAGGGTCTGGTAAACCAGTAGTTGCTGTATCAGGACATATGGATGTTGTAAATGAAGGGAATCATGATGATTGGACATCGCCACCATTTGAATTGACTGAACGAAATGGTCATTTATACGGACGAGGCGCTGCGGATATGAAGTCGGGATTGGCTGCCTTAGTCATCGCAATGATTGAAATTAAAGCAAGTGGACAATTAAAAAATGGTACCATTAAATTATTAGCAACTGCTGGAGAGGAAATGGAACAAGCAGGATCAGAACAATTATATCGTAAAGGTTACATGGATGATGTCGATGCTCTAGTCATCGCAGAACCATCTTATCCAAGTATTGTATATGCTCATAAAGGATCAATGGATATTAAAATCACATCTAAGGGTCGTTCAAGTCATAGTTCTACACCTTTTATGGGAGAAAATGCAATTACACCACTCATTGAATTGATTCAAAATATTAATCAAGCATATGAAGACATTACCCAAAGTATAAAAGGGACGGCGCTAGATTATGGTAATATGGTCAATCAGATGGCTGATCAATTGCCTAGTTTTGTAAGTAAAGACGAAGTTCAAACTAGAATTCAAGGACTTGTAATGACCAATAGCATGATTAATGGTGGTTCTCAAGTCAATTCTGTCCCTGATCATGCAACTGCAACATTCAATGTTCGTACGATTCCAGAATATGATAATACAAAAGTTAAAGCACTATTCGAGAAATATATCAACGAAGCGAATCAAAGAGGGGCACATCTAACTCATGACATCTATTTAGATCTTGACCCAGTTGTAACAACGGGCGACAATCACTTATTTAAATTAGGGCATCAACTGGCTCAAACATATTTTGATTCTTCTGCTTTGATAGATACACCAACAGTTGCCGTTACGGATGCATCTAATTTATTAAAAGGTAAAAGCGAAGCATTTCCATTCTTAATGATAGGGCCAGGTCAAGGACCACATCAAATAGATGAATGTGTTAATAAAGTTCATTATTTAAAATTTATCGATTACTATATTGAATTACTACTGACTTATCTAAATGAAAATTGA
- a CDS encoding amidase domain-containing protein — protein MSKDKFLIYLLTTTLIVPSFSTAPIANAADDHSTTPSSSSQQRDTQSDNDSTNNDDKPTKDTQDDDEMDTPQQKHEKTKKPSREDTKKDGQDKAQQQKHHGTQTSVTDDNYKKSHQSTNLINQFYDGLSTHQSDFNRLWSPDQYDNSFSLTTLIQNLFHFDSDISDYEQPSHEEDDTNTTSENEQSNNNDTMTDNGQVTDNSDSSEKDPQQDESIKDNQSINRHDKENSDLSNQDNHSQSDEVQDHQQSDNNQQDHASNQSDGSNENDKSTSHQSISDSAIDSILDEYSEDATKTQKQYQTSKDKHTQDEKQQDTTPNNTKQQDVNPQLPTPDELKHKTKPAQSFEGDFKQSNTRATGLFQQLPKIENSTLTNGDINIVDSKSTRDFIKTIAKDAHQIGQKEDLYASVMMAQAILESDSGNSALAQKPNFNLFGIKGTYQGQSVSFNTLEADSSNNMFNITAGFRKYPDTKTSLEDYARLIKKGIDGNPNIYRPTWKSEASNYQSATSHLSRTYATDPNYAKKLNSIIKHYHLTDFDKKDMPSLDKYNHTIHSDDQSQSSFKPFEESEGSSSYPQGQCTWYVDQRMKQFGQYIHSNLGDAHHWNNRATREGYQVSSTPKKHAAVVFEAGQLGADTQYGHVAFVEKVNADGSIIISESNVKGLGVISYRTIDADDAAQLDYITGK, from the coding sequence ATGTCTAAAGATAAATTCTTGATATATTTACTTACAACTACATTAATTGTGCCATCTTTCTCAACAGCACCCATAGCTAATGCTGCAGATGACCACTCAACAACGCCGTCTTCATCATCACAACAGCGTGATACTCAAAGTGACAATGATTCAACAAACAATGATGATAAACCTACTAAAGACACACAAGACGATGATGAAATGGACACACCACAACAAAAGCATGAAAAAACTAAGAAACCATCCCGTGAAGACACTAAAAAGGATGGACAAGACAAAGCGCAACAACAAAAGCATCACGGAACACAAACATCTGTTACAGATGATAATTATAAAAAATCACATCAATCAACAAATTTAATTAATCAATTTTATGATGGATTATCCACGCATCAATCTGACTTTAATCGATTATGGTCTCCAGACCAATATGACAATAGTTTTAGTTTAACAACTTTAATTCAAAATCTATTTCATTTTGACTCTGATATTTCAGACTATGAACAACCTTCTCATGAAGAAGATGATACAAATACAACGTCTGAAAATGAACAATCGAATAATAATGATACGATGACTGATAATGGTCAAGTTACAGATAATAGCGATAGCTCTGAAAAGGATCCACAACAAGACGAGTCTATTAAAGATAACCAATCTATTAATCGTCACGATAAGGAAAATAGTGACCTATCAAACCAAGACAATCATTCACAAAGTGATGAAGTTCAAGATCATCAACAAAGCGACAACAATCAACAAGATCATGCTTCAAATCAATCGGATGGTTCTAATGAGAATGACAAGTCAACATCACATCAAAGCATTTCCGACTCAGCAATTGATTCAATTTTAGATGAGTATAGTGAAGATGCAACGAAAACGCAAAAGCAGTATCAAACATCTAAAGATAAACACACTCAAGATGAAAAACAACAAGATACAACACCAAACAATACAAAACAGCAAGACGTCAATCCTCAACTTCCAACACCGGATGAATTAAAACATAAAACAAAGCCCGCACAATCATTTGAAGGTGATTTTAAACAATCGAATACACGTGCCACTGGATTGTTTCAACAATTACCTAAAATAGAAAACAGTACTTTAACAAATGGTGATATCAATATCGTTGATAGTAAAAGTACGAGAGATTTTATTAAAACGATTGCCAAAGATGCACATCAAATAGGTCAAAAAGAAGACCTTTATGCCTCAGTAATGATGGCACAAGCTATATTAGAATCTGATTCTGGTAATAGTGCTTTAGCACAGAAACCTAATTTTAATCTATTTGGCATTAAAGGAACTTATCAAGGTCAGTCAGTTTCATTTAATACTTTAGAAGCTGATAGCTCAAATAACATGTTTAATATTACAGCTGGATTCCGTAAGTATCCTGATACAAAAACGTCACTCGAAGATTACGCACGTTTAATTAAAAAAGGTATAGATGGTAATCCTAACATTTACCGACCAACATGGAAGAGTGAAGCATCTAATTACCAGTCAGCAACTTCTCATTTATCACGTACTTATGCGACTGATCCTAATTATGCTAAGAAATTAAATAGTATTATAAAGCATTATCATTTAACTGATTTTGATAAGAAAGACATGCCAAGTTTGGATAAATATAATCATACGATTCATAGCGATGATCAATCACAATCAAGTTTCAAACCATTCGAAGAAAGCGAAGGAAGTTCAAGCTATCCACAAGGACAATGTACATGGTATGTAGATCAACGTATGAAACAATTTGGTCAATATATTCATAGTAATTTAGGCGACGCACATCATTGGAATAATCGTGCAACACGAGAAGGTTATCAAGTATCTTCAACACCTAAAAAACATGCCGCAGTCGTTTTTGAAGCTGGTCAATTAGGTGCAGATACACAATATGGCCATGTTGCATTCGTAGAAAAGGTTAACGCTGATGGTTCAATCATCATTTCAGAATCAAATGTTAAAGGATTAGGTGTTATCTCATATAGAACCATTGATGCAGATGATGCAGCACAATTGGATTATATAACGGGTAAATAA
- the argF gene encoding ornithine carbamoyltransferase, with protein MSKFNFEGKCLLKSTDYSKDELNYIIDRAQQLKAEKKNNQSHQLLTNKNIAIIFEKPSTRTRAAFSVAAHDLGVQVDYFGQGEIHLGKKESIYDTAKVLGSMYDGIEFRGHDHNDVETLAQHANVPVWNGLTNEWHPTQMLADFMTLKEEWGTLKGKTLTYIGDARNNVANDLLVTGALLGVNMNIVAPESRLPESSVVTMANDYAQQTGATIQISSDIEKSVYQTDAIYTDVWFSMGEPTDVIEERVKVLQPYQINMSLIQKIQNPDVKVLHCLPAFHNTQTQVGKEVYEKYGLSEMEITDEVFNSPYSIVFKQAENRLHSIKAVMALTLGGIK; from the coding sequence ATGAGCAAGTTTAACTTTGAAGGTAAATGTTTATTAAAATCGACCGATTATTCTAAAGATGAATTGAATTACATCATAGATAGGGCACAACAATTAAAAGCAGAAAAGAAAAATAATCAATCACATCAATTATTAACAAATAAAAATATAGCCATTATATTTGAAAAACCATCTACACGTACACGAGCAGCCTTTAGTGTTGCGGCCCACGACTTAGGTGTTCAAGTAGATTACTTTGGACAGGGAGAGATTCATTTAGGTAAAAAAGAGAGTATATATGACACGGCAAAAGTTCTAGGAAGTATGTATGATGGTATCGAATTTAGAGGACATGATCATAATGATGTTGAAACACTAGCCCAACATGCAAATGTACCTGTCTGGAATGGTTTAACTAATGAATGGCACCCTACTCAAATGTTAGCGGACTTTATGACATTAAAAGAAGAGTGGGGGACGTTAAAAGGTAAGACATTAACATATATTGGAGACGCTCGAAATAATGTAGCGAATGACTTGTTAGTTACAGGGGCGTTATTAGGTGTCAATATGAATATTGTGGCACCAGAATCTCGTTTGCCGGAATCGTCTGTGGTAACAATGGCTAACGATTATGCACAACAAACAGGCGCAACGATTCAAATCAGTAGTGATATTGAAAAGAGCGTTTATCAAACGGATGCTATTTATACGGATGTTTGGTTTTCAATGGGAGAACCAACAGATGTTATAGAAGAAAGAGTTAAGGTATTACAACCTTATCAAATCAATATGTCATTAATTCAAAAGATTCAAAATCCTGATGTGAAAGTACTGCATTGTTTACCAGCTTTCCATAATACACAAACTCAAGTAGGTAAAGAGGTCTACGAAAAATATGGATTATCGGAAATGGAGATCACAGATGAGGTCTTTAATAGTCCTTATTCTATAGTTTTTAAACAAGCAGAAAATCGTTTGCATTCTATTAAAGCTGTAATGGCATTAACTTTAGGTGGCATAAAATAA
- a CDS encoding M4 family metallopeptidase, translating to MKRLSKTIISSISVIAISSSFYSGQVNAKNDHSTNQNKLEIKDKNKAFQALKLLPNDKNAKKQFKHYKTVDVNTDQLGYTHYTLQPKFKNAYVPDREVKIHTNPQGKVVLINGDTGGSEIKPSNTVQIHKKEAIDKAFEAISMSSDKAKNFKNDVIKKNDIQISGQNNKYVYQVEIVTTSPRISHWTIQVDAETGEIVNKLNNIQHAHTEGNGKSVLNKTKKININSNDDSYELKDVTHKGNISAYDYNDEDSSSKLMTDKDKDFIDKSQHAGVDANDYAKDVYDYYKNKFGRESYDDKGSPIDSLTHVNQFENEDNRNNAAWIGDKMIYGDGDNDNYLPFSGAKDVVAHEITHGITQETANLVYENQSGALNESFSDVFAYFIDSDNFLIGEDIYTPNVKGDALRSMSNPEKYDQPAHMKHYSKTQEDNGGVHTNSGIPNKAAYLTIKRIGKDKAEQIYYRTLTQYLSSNSNFEDAKESLHQAALDLYDKSTADKVNQSWEDVGV from the coding sequence ATGAAACGATTGTCTAAAACTATCATTTCTAGTATTTCAGTAATAGCTATAAGTAGTTCATTTTATAGTGGACAAGTAAATGCAAAGAATGATCATTCAACAAATCAAAATAAATTAGAAATTAAGGATAAGAATAAAGCATTTCAGGCATTAAAATTATTACCCAATGATAAAAATGCTAAAAAGCAATTTAAGCACTATAAAACAGTCGACGTCAATACAGATCAATTAGGCTACACGCACTATACATTACAACCAAAGTTTAAAAATGCATATGTTCCTGATAGAGAAGTTAAAATACATACTAATCCTCAAGGTAAGGTTGTACTTATCAATGGTGACACAGGTGGTAGTGAAATAAAACCTAGCAATACTGTTCAAATCCATAAAAAGGAAGCTATCGATAAAGCATTTGAAGCTATTTCAATGTCATCTGACAAAGCTAAAAACTTTAAAAATGATGTTATTAAAAAGAATGACATTCAAATTAGTGGTCAAAATAACAAATATGTTTATCAGGTTGAAATTGTAACGACCTCTCCAAGAATATCTCATTGGACTATTCAAGTTGATGCTGAGACTGGTGAAATCGTTAATAAACTAAATAATATCCAACATGCACATACTGAAGGTAATGGTAAAAGCGTATTAAACAAAACGAAAAAAATTAATATTAATAGTAATGATGATAGCTATGAATTGAAAGATGTGACACATAAGGGAAATATTTCAGCTTATGATTATAATGATGAGGATAGCAGTTCAAAACTAATGACTGATAAAGATAAAGATTTCATAGACAAGTCACAACATGCTGGTGTTGATGCGAACGATTATGCTAAAGATGTGTATGATTACTATAAAAATAAATTCGGTCGAGAATCATATGATGATAAAGGGAGCCCTATCGATTCATTAACTCATGTGAATCAATTTGAAAATGAAGATAATCGTAACAATGCTGCTTGGATTGGCGATAAAATGATTTATGGAGACGGAGACAATGATAATTATTTACCATTCTCTGGTGCTAAAGATGTGGTAGCTCACGAAATTACACATGGTATAACTCAAGAAACAGCCAATTTAGTTTATGAAAATCAATCCGGTGCATTGAACGAAAGTTTCTCAGATGTCTTTGCATACTTTATTGATAGTGATAATTTCTTAATTGGTGAGGATATATACACACCTAATGTTAAAGGTGATGCATTAAGAAGTATGTCTAATCCTGAAAAGTATGATCAACCTGCGCATATGAAACATTACTCTAAAACACAAGAAGATAATGGTGGCGTGCATACTAATTCAGGTATCCCTAATAAAGCTGCATATTTAACGATAAAACGTATTGGTAAAGATAAAGCCGAACAAATTTATTATAGAACGTTAACACAATATTTATCTTCTAATTCAAATTTTGAAGATGCTAAAGAATCATTACATCAAGCCGCACTTGATTTATATGATAAATCTACAGCAGATAAAGTTAATCAATCATGGGAAGATGTTGGCGTTTAA
- a CDS encoding YhgE/Pip domain-containing protein — protein sequence MKNALKLFKTDLKKIAKTPAVWIILVGLAILPSFYAWFNLWAMWDPYGNTGHIKVAIVNEDKGDKVRGKEINVGNKMVQTLKKNDSFDWQFVSREKADHEIKMGKYYAGIYIPSKFTHQITGTLRKHPEKADVDFKVNQKINAVAAKLTDTGSSLVVEKANEQFNQTVTKALLSEANKVGLKIEDEVPTINKIKNAVYAANQSLPEINKFKNKIIYLNEHQDDLDRYANQFRNLGNYKGDILDAQERLNQVNSSIPALNEKAKLIIALNNYMPDIERVLNVAANDVPAQFPKINRGVSIAGQGIDAANDQLTDAKGFLTQVQNRVGDYQDAAGRAQNVNNDVNQGLRQQGARQQSAHNKQHDEGHSYQSGIKTQSLSTSGDNESNQSNELVSSNDVKSMNTALTESLLSLSNLSDVQAKASQKDMDALKHISYGILASDKPTEFKEPLENVSSRLENATKYNQQFIDILSELEKNEDVDLSKEIKQIKKANNQLNDQLKTTNQLIDALSNGSSGKSEAINVLNKIGDTNKTLSQFRTYVKKELNQSLLNISNDITSQLASGQQALSTVQSKLNSINQVIDSGQSILDSGKKRIDRIQTALPGIEQTYISAMKTAQDYFPTVKKDVAKAADFVRNDLPGLEQRLANATQAVNDNLPSLFSKYDNAVNLLDENQPRAKEALSNLADFSENKLPGVEKDLKKANKIFKQLDKDDAVDNLIDVLKNDLKKQADVIAHPINKKTTDVFPVKDYGSGMTPFYTALSIWVGGLLMVSLLSVDNKHESLKSILSPREIFMGKAGFFFLLGIVQALIVSIGDLVILKAAVESPVLFVTIAVFCSLVFNSIIYTCVSLLGNPGKAIAIIFLVLQIAGGGGTFPIQTTPKFFQTISPYLPFTYAIDALRETVGGIVPEILITKVIILALFGLGFIIVGVILKPITDPLMRKVSSKVDESNVTE from the coding sequence ATGAAAAACGCACTAAAGCTGTTTAAAACAGATTTAAAGAAAATTGCTAAAACACCAGCAGTTTGGATCATATTAGTGGGATTAGCCATATTACCCTCATTTTATGCGTGGTTTAACTTATGGGCAATGTGGGATCCATATGGAAATACAGGCCATATTAAAGTAGCGATTGTCAATGAAGATAAAGGTGACAAAGTTAGAGGGAAAGAGATTAATGTAGGTAATAAAATGGTACAAACCCTCAAGAAAAATGATAGCTTTGATTGGCAATTTGTTAGCCGTGAAAAAGCAGATCATGAAATTAAAATGGGGAAATATTATGCAGGCATATACATACCGAGCAAGTTTACACATCAAATTACGGGAACATTAAGGAAACACCCTGAAAAAGCGGATGTCGATTTCAAAGTCAATCAGAAAATCAATGCGGTTGCGGCGAAATTAACAGATACAGGTTCTTCATTAGTGGTAGAAAAAGCTAATGAACAATTTAATCAAACCGTGACGAAAGCACTACTATCAGAGGCGAATAAAGTAGGTCTAAAAATTGAAGATGAAGTGCCAACAATTAATAAAATAAAAAATGCAGTCTATGCAGCAAATCAGTCACTACCAGAAATTAATAAGTTTAAAAATAAAATCATCTATTTAAATGAACACCAAGATGACCTTGATCGCTATGCGAATCAATTTAGAAATTTAGGTAATTATAAAGGTGATATTTTAGATGCACAAGAAAGATTAAATCAAGTTAATTCATCAATACCAGCATTAAATGAAAAGGCCAAATTAATAATAGCGCTGAATAATTATATGCCTGATATTGAAAGAGTACTAAATGTAGCAGCGAATGATGTACCAGCACAATTTCCTAAAATCAATAGAGGTGTCTCTATAGCGGGACAAGGTATTGATGCTGCGAACGACCAACTCACAGATGCTAAAGGATTTTTAACACAAGTTCAAAATCGAGTTGGTGATTATCAAGATGCAGCAGGACGTGCCCAAAATGTAAATAATGATGTTAACCAAGGTTTACGTCAGCAAGGTGCGCGTCAACAAAGTGCTCATAATAAACAACACGACGAGGGACATAGTTATCAATCTGGAATCAAGACGCAATCATTAAGTACTTCCGGTGATAATGAAAGTAACCAGTCAAATGAGCTAGTAAGTTCAAATGATGTTAAATCAATGAATACAGCATTGACTGAATCATTATTATCACTTTCTAATTTAAGTGATGTTCAGGCCAAAGCATCTCAAAAAGATATGGATGCATTGAAACATATCTCATACGGTATTTTGGCATCAGACAAACCGACTGAGTTTAAAGAACCGTTAGAAAATGTATCATCTCGTTTAGAAAATGCTACGAAATATAATCAACAATTTATTGATATATTATCAGAGCTTGAGAAAAACGAAGATGTTGATTTATCAAAAGAAATTAAGCAAATAAAAAAAGCCAATAATCAACTCAATGATCAGTTGAAAACAACCAATCAATTAATCGATGCCTTATCAAATGGTAGTTCTGGTAAATCAGAAGCGATAAATGTGTTGAATAAAATTGGTGATACGAATAAGACATTAAGTCAATTCCGTACTTATGTTAAGAAAGAATTAAATCAAAGTTTATTAAACATTTCGAATGATATTACGTCACAATTGGCATCAGGTCAACAAGCATTATCAACCGTTCAATCTAAATTAAATTCAATCAATCAGGTGATTGATTCAGGACAAAGTATATTAGATAGTGGTAAAAAACGTATTGATCGTATTCAAACAGCATTACCAGGTATAGAACAAACGTATATTAGCGCAATGAAAACAGCGCAAGATTACTTCCCTACAGTGAAGAAAGATGTAGCTAAAGCGGCAGACTTTGTGCGTAATGACTTACCTGGATTAGAACAACGTCTAGCGAATGCTACTCAAGCAGTCAATGACAATTTACCATCATTATTTAGTAAATATGATAATGCGGTGAATTTATTAGATGAGAACCAACCAAGAGCTAAAGAAGCACTGTCAAATTTAGCGGATTTCTCAGAAAATAAATTACCAGGTGTTGAGAAAGATTTGAAGAAAGCCAATAAAATATTTAAACAATTAGATAAAGACGATGCGGTAGATAATTTAATCGATGTATTGAAAAATGATTTGAAAAAGCAAGCTGATGTCATTGCACATCCAATAAATAAAAAGACAACGGACGTGTTCCCAGTTAAAGATTATGGTTCAGGAATGACACCGTTTTATACAGCCTTATCCATATGGGTAGGTGGGTTGTTAATGGTTAGTTTATTATCCGTAGATAACAAACATGAGTCTTTAAAATCAATACTTAGTCCTAGAGAAATCTTCATGGGTAAAGCAGGCTTCTTCTTCCTACTAGGTATAGTGCAAGCATTAATTGTATCAATTGGAGACTTAGTTATATTAAAAGCAGCCGTCGAGTCGCCAGTATTATTTGTGACGATAGCAGTGTTCTGTTCACTGGTATTTAACTCAATTATTTATACTTGTGTATCGTTATTAGGAAACCCAGGTAAAGCGATTGCGATTATTTTCTTAGTATTACAAATCGCAGGTGGTGGCGGTACCTTCCCAATTCAAACGACGCCTAAGTTCTTCCAAACGATATCGCCATATTTACCATTTACGTATGCGATTGATGCTTTACGTGAAACGGTAGGGGGTATTGTTCCAGAAATATTAATTACAAAAGTGATTATCTTAGCATTATTTGGATTAGGATTTATCATAGTTGGTGTTATTTTAAAACCAATCACAGATCCATTGATGAGAAAAGTTTCATCTAAAGTTGATGAAAGTAATGTAACAGAATAA
- a CDS encoding CapA family protein: MDLKQEAQVVAVGDNLIHPNVYKDALESDGVTYHFNPMYQHIKKDIQAADIAFINQESPIGGDHSPYHGFKRFNTPRDISDSLVETGFNFINGANNHAFDQGDEGLKYHIQQWDKYKSKVLFTGVYDTQKDHDQVAVKKINGINIALLSYTFGTNGIKPKHQYEINYFDDKQIKKDIQQAKEVADVIFVSAHWGNEGAHQPNPIQRKYAKLFADEGVDVVLGTHPHVIQPVEWIKGKDHHRTLVAYSLGNFLNGQETGNESNDLLGRIEFKIIKTPKAVKIENVKWRSMVNYYELSNIYNKNSKVNFKIYPLKDIDERLISKHGRNYDPNSEMSKLRLQQITKEVINERFLDEDSL, translated from the coding sequence ATGGATTTAAAGCAAGAGGCACAAGTTGTAGCAGTAGGCGATAATTTAATACATCCTAATGTATATAAGGATGCACTTGAATCAGATGGTGTTACATATCATTTTAACCCTATGTATCAACATATAAAAAAAGATATTCAAGCGGCAGATATTGCTTTTATCAATCAAGAATCTCCAATTGGTGGAGATCATAGCCCTTATCATGGATTTAAACGATTTAACACACCTAGGGATATTTCAGATAGTTTGGTAGAAACAGGGTTTAATTTTATTAATGGAGCTAATAACCATGCATTTGATCAAGGTGACGAAGGACTGAAATATCATATTCAACAATGGGATAAATATAAAAGTAAAGTGTTGTTTACAGGTGTTTATGATACGCAAAAGGATCATGATCAGGTGGCTGTCAAAAAGATAAACGGTATCAATATAGCACTGCTTAGTTATACATTTGGTACTAATGGAATTAAGCCTAAACATCAATACGAAATCAACTATTTTGATGACAAACAAATTAAGAAGGATATACAACAAGCCAAAGAAGTAGCGGATGTCATATTTGTATCGGCACACTGGGGGAATGAAGGCGCTCATCAACCTAATCCAATACAACGAAAATATGCAAAGTTATTTGCTGATGAAGGGGTGGATGTTGTACTAGGTACACATCCACATGTTATACAACCCGTTGAATGGATCAAAGGTAAGGATCATCATCGTACCTTAGTCGCTTATTCCCTAGGAAATTTCTTGAATGGACAGGAAACTGGAAATGAAAGTAATGACTTACTCGGTAGAATAGAATTTAAAATAATAAAAACGCCTAAAGCAGTAAAAATTGAAAACGTTAAATGGCGAAGTATGGTTAATTATTATGAATTAAGTAATATATACAACAAAAACAGTAAAGTGAACTTTAAAATATATCCATTAAAGGATATTGATGAACGTTTAATCAGTAAACATGGTCGAAATTATGACCCGAATTCTGAAATGAGCAAATTGCGATTACAACAAATAACTAAAGAGGTTATTAATGAAAGATTTTTAGATGAAGACAGTTTATAA